TTCGGAAAGCACGAACCGCTCCACGGAACGCACGCCGGCCGTTGCCTCGAAGCCGCGCACTGCGGCGTCGAAGGGGGCCAGGCGCTCGCTCTGCACCACGGCAACTTCCGCGGCAAGGGCCGGGAAGCTCCAGAGGAGCAGGAAAGCGAGTATGTGGAGGATGCGTGCGGTCATGGTTTCCTAAATTGTGTTCGTTACCATTTGATGCGTAGGCCGCCTTCGAACCAGCGGCTTGGGTTTTTGAATATTTCGTCGTGATACTGGTTGCCGTCGAACAGGTTATGGCCGGTGGCGAAGAGTTCCGCCTCGGCATTGTTGTTTCTGAAGAAGCGCCATCCCAGGTTAAGGTCCCAGATGAAATTGTTGTACTTGCCGCCCCAGGATCTGGGGGTGTTCCAATCCCGGTAATAGCCGACGAGGGAGCCGCGAATGGTCTTGTCGTCGTAATGGACGCCAAGATCCCAGGTTTGGCGGGCTACAGTATTTATGTCTTCGTCGGTTTCGAGGTTTTTGGCATCGGTAAAGACGTAACCGGCAGTGAGCCAGGTGTTGTAGAGCGGTGTTGTGCGGGCTTCAATCTCGAACCCTTCCCTCAGCGTTCTTGTCACTGTGTCGCCCCGCTCCTTGAACTCATGGCGGAACCATGTGCCCTTGAACCAGAGGAACGGTATTTCGGTGGTTTCGAGACCTGCCTGGACGGTCCAGCCGGTGTCTTTGTTGGAATAACCTGGAGTCAATACCGGAAGGTTGTAACCACGCGCGGCATAGGCACGCAGTAAGGTTTTGCCGGTTATGTCGACGGTTGCCCCGATGCTGGGGCTGAAGAAATTGCCGGTTTGGCTGGTCATGTCGTAGCGGACCGCCGGGGTTACGGTTAGCCGTTCCCAGGCGATGGTGTCGTTCAGGAAAAAGCCCCACTTGTCGTTTGTGGCGTAAATCTTATCTTTGTATGAATAGAGAGGGTAATCGAGCTTTGTCTTGCTCTGCCCATGGTCGAACTCAACCCCGCCGGTCAGGGTGTGGAGCCCCTGGCGCCAGGTGAGTATGGCCGTACCACCGGAGGTTTTCTCGTCGTTAGTGATGGTAGCAAATCGTTCGCTGGTGCTGATGGTGTTGTTGATTTTTGAATAATCGTACCGCGTGCCTTTAATCATGACATTGAAGGATAGCCGGTCGGTCAGGGTGTAATCGAAGGCGAGGGTCGACTGGAGTATGTGAAGCTTAAATCGATCCGAATAGTCGGCGTATGTGATGAGGCCAACCTGTGGGGACGTTTCCATGGAATTTAAGGTGAGACGGAGGCTCCCTTTGTCGGCAAGGTTCCAGCGGAGCTTGGCGTAAGCATTGTTGTTTTCGGTGGCGTTAAAGGGGTGGAAGCCGTTGCTCTGGAGATTGCCGCCCGACAGATAGTAGCCGAGGTTACCCACCGTGCCGGAGAGTTCTCCCCGGCCGTCGCGGGTGCCGTTCTCGCCGCCGGAGAAGGAGGCTGCGCCGCTGAAGGGGGCGTGGAGGGCCGGTTCCTTCGTGATGACGTTGACTATACCCCCCAGTGACGACCCCCAGCTTGAGGAGGCAGGCCCCTTCAGGACCTCAACCCGCTCGATGATTTGCACCGGTACCATGCTGGCGAGAGCCATGTTTTCAACCTGATCGTCAATGGGGACACCGTCGATCAGAATTTGGATAAACTGGGTGGTGGCCCCTGCAAACTCGGTGGCGGTGTTTGAGCCGGGGGCGGTATTGCCGGTGACCTGGACGCCGGGGACGATGGCGATGACATCGGCCAGGGTGTGGGCGTTCATCGCCTCAATTTCATCGGCAGAGATGACGGTGATGTTCTCGGCGCTCCGTGAGAGGGGTCGCGGCGAGCGGGTGGTTGAGGTGACGGTCAGTTCCTGGGGGTCGTAGTAAAGACCGAGCAGATCGCGGTCGCTGCCGGTTTCCGCTTGTGCTGTGCAGGGGGTAATCATGTTTGGCAGAACAACCAAGCAAAAGAGCCCCAGCAATAGCGACGATAGGCGCCGGAATAAAGTTCCGACGCCTGTTTTCGCAGTCTTGAAGGGGCTCGATGTTGGCATGCAATATGCTCTAATGAAATATATGAAGTTATGAATTGCGTCGGTTTTATAGCAGATAAAATAGGTGATTGTCCACGGTTTTATCTGCTTATGTAGGTAACGCCTATTGAGGGAGGGGGGATGATTGTGAGTCAAATAACTGACGAGGTGACTGTTCTTGACACCGGGAGTCCGACGCCTCCGGAGGATCTGATGGCCTGCTGCAAGACGACAATAGCAGCCACTAGGGTTCAGCCGGACGAGTAGTCCGAGTAGTAATTAGTGCGAAGGGACTGGGGGGCTTTGCCCCCCGGCCCCCACGTACTTTCTTTGGGCGGCCAAAGAAAGTACGCAAAGAAAACCGCCCCCGATGCCTTGGCCGCTGACGCGGCTTCCCTCGCTCCGTCGGCCGCTGCGGCGGGGGCACAATTCGCTTCGCTCAGGGTGCCCCCTTCTTCCGCACCGGCCTTACTCACTCGGCTGCGGCAAAGGGGGAAAGGCGCAAGGGCGCAAAGGCAGCTACCCCCCTGCTTCGCTCACGCTCGCTTCCCCCCTACAAGGTAGGGGGGATTGAGGGGGGTCCTTCCGTGGTTCACTCTT
The nucleotide sequence above comes from Geobacter benzoatilyticus. Encoded proteins:
- a CDS encoding geopeptide, with protein sequence MIVSQITDEVTVLDTGSPTPPEDLMACCKTTIAATRVQPDE
- a CDS encoding TonB-dependent receptor plug domain-containing protein gives rise to the protein MITPCTAQAETGSDRDLLGLYYDPQELTVTSTTRSPRPLSRSAENITVISADEIEAMNAHTLADVIAIVPGVQVTGNTAPGSNTATEFAGATTQFIQILIDGVPIDDQVENMALASMVPVQIIERVEVLKGPASSSWGSSLGGIVNVITKEPALHAPFSGAASFSGGENGTRDGRGELSGTVGNLGYYLSGGNLQSNGFHPFNATENNNAYAKLRWNLADKGSLRLTLNSMETSPQVGLITYADYSDRFKLHILQSTLAFDYTLTDRLSFNVMIKGTRYDYSKINNTISTSERFATITNDEKTSGGTAILTWRQGLHTLTGGVEFDHGQSKTKLDYPLYSYKDKIYATNDKWGFFLNDTIAWERLTVTPAVRYDMTSQTGNFFSPSIGATVDITGKTLLRAYAARGYNLPVLTPGYSNKDTGWTVQAGLETTEIPFLWFKGTWFRHEFKERGDTVTRTLREGFEIEARTTPLYNTWLTAGYVFTDAKNLETDEDINTVARQTWDLGVHYDDKTIRGSLVGYYRDWNTPRSWGGKYNNFIWDLNLGWRFFRNNNAEAELFATGHNLFDGNQYHDEIFKNPSRWFEGGLRIKW